One window from the genome of Mucilaginibacter ginsenosidivorans encodes:
- a CDS encoding nucleoside 2-deoxyribosyltransferase domain-containing protein → MSAKTTIFLSGGFKSDWQLKVINRYSEKFDFFNPRNHEIKEPHLYASWDIHYVRKCDILFAYMESTNPSGFGLMFELGMAYALNKTIILVDEKSHEDPVFAKYFKIAHQPSSNVFSNLEEAFLFLDKFV, encoded by the coding sequence ATGAGTGCTAAAACAACTATTTTTTTATCTGGTGGCTTTAAATCAGACTGGCAATTGAAGGTTATCAATCGGTACAGCGAAAAGTTTGACTTTTTCAATCCTAGAAATCATGAAATAAAAGAACCGCATTTATACGCTTCTTGGGATATTCATTATGTTAGAAAATGTGACATTTTATTTGCCTACATGGAATCAACTAATCCTTCAGGGTTTGGTTTAATGTTTGAATTGGGTATGGCTTACGCTTTGAACAAAACGATTATATTGGTAGACGAAAAATCTCACGAAGACCCGGTTTTTGCTAAATATTTTAAAATTGCGCATCAACCGTCGAGTAATGTCTTTAGCAATTTAGAGGAGGCATTTCTCTTTCTAGATAAATTTGTTTAA
- a CDS encoding ATP-binding protein, with amino-acid sequence MENILTSPVPFIRTGQALQSLRDSGYSIEAALGEVIDNSIEAKANNIYIYLFKKENKKGKKYVNEIAIIDDGDGMSREILQFYPQIGYSTRYMREDTIGKYGVGAKLAALNFAKRFDVWSRDSEDFDWSHVYLDLDEMIEKEENGEPYFIPVPRPKVLPVDWTDKIVDKTGSVVLWSKVDRLEDGRYAISYDELEANLRKELARIFRFFINGGINIYVNDLELLAHDPLYLMEDTFADKMLFDHFKKENPDSKVKEHYPATLIAEETIKVGPAKATVKVTLYPEEVTRRRGMGGDDFAKKLRIPENEGSISFIRLNREVSYTNVPRIFPRGIQEPDRFIGIEVSFAPTLDAYFGVRNVKRGVEPHGELRDQIRKILAKYLKTSRTMLDEAWGKAEREHKANFGEHASITQAASNTNAIMPKGNAKGPASKAEEKQILDDLANDVTGDDEETKEEYLEKIKEAPFVVESVDFPGNEFIDIKHLSNKVIIRLNTRHKFYREMWQPLKSISELDAGAVSADDAIGVCKRAVEALTLLFIAYGKAESMDVNPDEKYRDLTSYWGQFLNTLMSNVKNVI; translated from the coding sequence ATGGAAAATATATTAACATCTCCGGTACCTTTTATTAGAACCGGCCAGGCATTGCAATCCTTGCGCGACTCAGGTTATAGTATCGAGGCTGCGCTAGGAGAAGTAATTGATAATAGTATCGAGGCAAAAGCAAACAATATATACATATACCTTTTCAAAAAGGAGAATAAAAAAGGGAAAAAATATGTAAATGAAATTGCCATTATCGATGATGGCGATGGTATGAGCCGCGAAATACTACAATTTTATCCTCAGATAGGCTACTCAACGAGGTACATGCGAGAGGACACGATTGGTAAATATGGGGTTGGCGCTAAACTTGCTGCATTAAATTTTGCTAAACGTTTCGACGTGTGGAGCAGGGATTCCGAAGATTTTGACTGGAGCCATGTATACCTGGACTTGGACGAAATGATTGAAAAGGAAGAAAATGGAGAGCCTTATTTCATACCGGTTCCTAGGCCTAAGGTCTTACCGGTTGATTGGACTGATAAAATAGTAGACAAAACTGGTTCAGTTGTTTTGTGGAGCAAGGTAGACCGGCTGGAGGATGGCCGTTATGCAATCAGCTACGATGAACTGGAGGCAAATCTGCGGAAGGAGCTGGCGAGGATTTTTAGATTTTTTATTAATGGCGGTATAAACATCTATGTCAATGATTTGGAACTCCTGGCACATGATCCGCTCTATTTAATGGAGGACACGTTTGCGGATAAAATGTTGTTTGATCATTTTAAAAAGGAAAACCCCGACAGTAAAGTTAAAGAACATTACCCTGCAACTTTAATAGCCGAGGAAACGATAAAGGTAGGCCCAGCTAAGGCAACGGTGAAGGTAACCCTTTATCCCGAAGAAGTGACACGACGTCGCGGTATGGGTGGGGATGATTTTGCCAAAAAATTAAGGATACCGGAAAATGAAGGGAGCATAAGTTTCATACGACTTAATCGCGAGGTTTCATACACTAACGTACCAAGAATATTTCCTCGAGGTATTCAAGAGCCCGACCGTTTTATTGGTATTGAGGTATCTTTTGCTCCAACTTTAGATGCCTATTTTGGGGTCCGGAATGTCAAACGGGGAGTTGAACCACACGGTGAATTGCGCGATCAGATAAGAAAGATTCTAGCCAAATATCTAAAGACCTCCAGAACGATGCTGGACGAGGCGTGGGGAAAGGCCGAACGAGAACATAAAGCGAATTTTGGCGAACACGCATCGATTACCCAGGCAGCGAGTAACACGAATGCTATAATGCCGAAAGGTAATGCAAAAGGGCCGGCTAGCAAAGCTGAAGAAAAGCAAATCCTAGATGACCTGGCTAATGATGTTACAGGAGATGACGAAGAAACTAAGGAGGAGTATCTTGAAAAAATCAAAGAGGCGCCATTTGTCGTTGAGTCAGTTGATTTCCCAGGAAATGAATTTATTGACATAAAACATTTAAGCAATAAGGTCATTATAAGGCTGAACACCCGTCATAAGTTTTACCGCGAGATGTGGCAGCCCTTAAAATCCATTTCTGAGCTTGACGCGGGTGCGGTTAGTGCTGATGATGCAATTGGGGTGTGTAAACGGGCTGTAGAAGCATTAACCCTACTATTTATTGCTTATGGAAAGGCGGAGTCTATGGATGTCAATCCGGATGAAAAGTATAGAGATCTAACTTCATATTGGGGCCAGTTTTTAAACACATTAATGAGCAATGTGAAAAATGTTATTTAA
- a CDS encoding RNA polymerase sigma factor, whose translation MIKNNEGEWRTETIKRLQKQLSNCDSAYYSKVYEIALDFALNTDRVVGPNFYFRVVNDAKRTLRRNKPNSPSIISLYMLSENGDEEIDNPLIADYATPEQEVIYRQSVELLRRACSQKHKHSVSVFYSMLEGYTVIETAKKLGISDSMVKKLRSDIIRLARIILLN comes from the coding sequence ATGATCAAAAACAATGAAGGTGAATGGCGCACCGAAACAATTAAACGCCTGCAAAAGCAGCTATCCAACTGTGATAGTGCTTATTATTCTAAAGTATATGAAATTGCTTTAGATTTCGCTCTGAATACAGACAGAGTGGTTGGTCCAAACTTCTATTTTCGAGTGGTAAATGATGCCAAACGAACTTTGAGGAGAAACAAGCCAAACTCCCCCTCAATTATTTCGCTGTACATGCTCAGTGAAAATGGTGATGAAGAAATTGATAATCCGCTTATAGCAGATTATGCAACTCCGGAACAAGAAGTAATTTATCGACAGTCTGTCGAATTGCTTAGGCGAGCCTGTTCCCAAAAACACAAACATTCAGTTTCTGTATTTTACTCCATGTTGGAAGGGTACACCGTAATCGAAACAGCAAAAAAGCTGGGCATTTCCGATAGCATGGTAAAGAAGCTTAGATCGGACATCATTCGCTTAGCACGCATTATTCTTTTAAACTAA
- a CDS encoding helix-turn-helix domain-containing protein: MKSEIDNYVINKVRERRIELNMSQAALANELDVSLSFIGKAESGRYATHYNIKHLNLLAIILKCSPQDFLPKKPL, from the coding sequence ATGAAGTCCGAAATCGATAATTATGTAATTAATAAAGTCAGAGAGCGGCGAATAGAGCTAAATATGTCCCAAGCAGCTCTTGCAAATGAGCTGGATGTGTCTCTGAGCTTTATAGGCAAAGCGGAAAGTGGTAGATACGCCACACATTATAACATTAAGCACCTGAACTTACTTGCTATAATTCTCAAATGCAGCCCTCAGGACTTTCTTCCGAAAAAGCCCCTATAG
- a CDS encoding GmrSD restriction endonuclease domain-containing protein, translating into MKIIPEVWTIRKLIELRPLIDPRPQYQRTAVWSRSKQKLLIDSILRGYDIPKFYLRKTPPESSFKYEVTDGQQRMIAIWEFVDGVYHLDESMIGSVNTSNLTYTGLEAISSFRLGFVNYKLNISTIEQASQEEIRTLFARLQMGERLNPAELRHALASNIGNAIASIVENNEFFSDDCKISNTRYKHQDYLDNALTLSKYDGARSVKAVDMKHLYTEFASTALTGLQPLMQNTDRVLRFMKEINRHKKGIFKNKWAFVDVFYLLFKNLAKIENVHSRIFADSFSQFEILRRQHNANPEALIENKRSLDYDKDLYDYIIAFKTAGAEKGNALIRYRVMHNKFLNDTNFIFIK; encoded by the coding sequence ATGAAAATAATTCCTGAAGTCTGGACGATCCGAAAACTAATAGAACTTCGTCCACTGATTGACCCAAGACCGCAATATCAACGGACTGCAGTTTGGTCAAGATCGAAACAGAAATTGCTTATTGATTCAATCCTTCGTGGGTATGATATTCCCAAGTTTTATTTGCGTAAAACACCTCCTGAATCAAGTTTCAAATATGAGGTAACAGATGGGCAACAAAGAATGATTGCAATTTGGGAATTTGTTGATGGAGTATATCATTTGGATGAATCAATGATTGGATCAGTGAATACTTCCAATCTGACTTACACAGGGTTAGAGGCAATTTCCAGTTTTCGTTTAGGCTTTGTCAACTATAAGCTCAATATATCAACAATTGAGCAAGCATCGCAAGAAGAAATAAGAACTTTATTTGCTCGGTTGCAAATGGGAGAAAGATTAAACCCAGCAGAGCTTCGGCATGCGCTTGCAAGCAATATCGGCAATGCAATTGCATCAATAGTAGAGAATAATGAGTTTTTCAGCGACGATTGTAAAATCTCTAATACGAGGTATAAACATCAGGACTATTTGGATAACGCTCTAACGCTTTCAAAATATGATGGTGCTCGAAGTGTGAAGGCTGTTGATATGAAGCATCTATACACTGAGTTTGCTTCTACTGCCCTGACGGGATTGCAGCCGCTAATGCAGAATACAGATCGGGTTTTAAGGTTTATGAAGGAAATAAATCGACACAAAAAAGGTATTTTTAAAAATAAATGGGCATTTGTTGATGTCTTCTATTTATTATTTAAAAATCTTGCAAAAATAGAAAATGTACACAGCCGGATTTTTGCGGATTCATTTTCGCAATTTGAAATTTTGCGGCGACAACATAATGCCAATCCCGAGGCGCTCATTGAAAACAAGCGTAGCCTTGATTATGACAAGGATTTATATGATTATATTATTGCATTTAAAACCGCTGGAGCGGAAAAAGGCAACGCATTAATTAGATATCGAGTAATGCACAACAAATTCTTGAATGATACCAACTTTATATTTATAAAATGA
- a CDS encoding SIR2 family NAD-dependent protein deacylase, protein MTLPPKLVESYKNGSFGIYIGAGMSRAAGLPDWKTFLGELIDFAKDNNFVDTGKQAELHSLISIPSNYLLVAEELKDILASDLPKYIKQKFDDKKLKPTDTLCNIVQLNHKFIITTNYDTLIEKAYAKVYSDIPNPLTYKNASAINYNILNNQEFILKAHGDAKSSPNEIILTEKDYRNIIFKEKGYQSVLHVLFSTCNILFLGASLQDPELKLLLGYIHNIFHGGSPDHFALINKDQITQTEKDRWRKDYNINVLTYDPVDNHKQIDDFIAEIKAIS, encoded by the coding sequence ATGACCTTACCTCCTAAATTAGTTGAATCTTACAAAAACGGTTCATTTGGCATCTATATTGGGGCAGGTATGTCTCGGGCCGCCGGACTCCCCGACTGGAAAACATTTTTGGGAGAACTGATCGATTTTGCAAAAGACAACAATTTTGTAGACACCGGTAAACAAGCAGAACTTCATTCTTTGATATCAATTCCATCAAATTACTTATTAGTAGCCGAAGAATTGAAGGATATTCTAGCTTCGGACCTTCCCAAATATATAAAGCAAAAATTTGACGATAAAAAACTGAAGCCTACTGACACTCTTTGTAATATCGTTCAGCTAAATCACAAATTTATAATAACGACGAATTACGATACACTAATTGAAAAAGCTTATGCCAAAGTATATTCTGATATTCCGAACCCATTAACATATAAGAACGCGAGTGCGATAAACTATAATATTCTGAACAATCAAGAATTTATTTTAAAAGCTCACGGCGATGCCAAAAGTTCTCCAAACGAAATAATTCTGACAGAAAAAGACTACCGTAACATTATATTTAAAGAAAAGGGATATCAAAGCGTATTACATGTTCTATTTTCAACATGTAATATTCTTTTTTTAGGTGCGTCATTGCAAGATCCAGAGTTAAAGTTGCTATTAGGATATATACACAATATATTTCACGGTGGTTCACCGGACCATTTCGCACTTATCAACAAAGATCAGATTACCCAGACTGAAAAAGATAGATGGCGCAAAGACTATAATATAAACGTCTTAACATATGACCCAGTAGATAATCACAAGCAAATAGATGACTTCATTGCAGAAATCAAAGCCATTAGTTAA
- a CDS encoding tetratricopeptide repeat protein — MSAQLLTDTQAAKWLGITKELLYAYVRNAPKKHLGHDRKLVTIVKESKNYFAVSDLRDFDKYLREPWSAPGDKRPEIPKYIKEYLITEIGGQCPITGKGAPLDNAHIEDYAVCFSHHHHNLIRIAKDEHTKADQGIIPKELLWQHKQRLVDQIRRKLSVEDNAFQSSLKPPLPHQLFLGRTADLEYLTALMETERMIVIQGIGGIGKTQLVLNALSSVGYHNPVLYFNIETVTDVKDLIILMQNGIFEITGKQGSKLFIEELSDTPITFIFDSLEKLLIPFRDEIEDVITDLMTKTTEVQLIVTTQVDLSLFDHQQHTIQLTGIDDGHALSILRYLLPAHLSLDGDDVYWITEFCNGHPLSLKLTASLIKFWADAKKAITKIREHHIVEQPLRRIQNKGTSLERCLSTAYDCLTTEEKKFLFIVQCHPAGVNINRFKTFSKDPQIDHHIASVNQFFFLESDFDELEFERISIPNPVRPFLNAMAEKFEGGIEEIQVEAYGQTMAEAVFFDAFFVEGWKDGPPAIGIIKLDDELPNILEAFHNSELRIKDLTRIENEVQRKYTSIVIGISTAMGKFCFTRGYFEYGIMFAKAGIRVNLLLNEIDIVAQQYMYLAQIYERQFDLKNFEATIAEMEVITARTGNKNMLVNINWAKGRFAMEHKNWAVAKKHYKTALGLMSKDNAKSADNRGSKMIGDFDQSTKQGNTALLNSEMGKVYEFSGELKEAIVYYKQAVEIQQKLSDETNLLSTYHHLGFCLIHTGAMDEGLDLLFKTVEGFYRNRQYEYLANTLSELGRIVVRRPDLLSNLLLDEEKIDVALEATCFQLQEIYERLISQMDQRAALEGVPNPLQGKILYLTMLVGVTPFRAALWHHIAPLFELMKTEEGEPDILLVVLTLGYVVGGFDDWKTQPIKEEVISQLYRICLIINGGPDLNGKTEIFQWLAFWMNLVGLTQDISAQELFNEALNSLTINRGL, encoded by the coding sequence ATGTCCGCACAATTACTTACCGATACGCAAGCAGCGAAGTGGCTTGGAATAACGAAGGAATTGCTATACGCGTATGTAAGAAATGCGCCGAAAAAGCACCTTGGACATGACCGAAAGCTGGTAACGATTGTTAAAGAAAGTAAAAATTATTTTGCGGTAAGTGACCTTCGGGATTTCGATAAGTATTTAAGAGAACCGTGGTCTGCGCCTGGAGATAAACGACCAGAAATACCAAAATACATAAAGGAATATTTAATAACCGAGATCGGAGGGCAGTGTCCGATAACCGGCAAAGGCGCACCATTGGATAACGCGCATATCGAAGATTATGCGGTATGTTTTAGTCATCATCATCACAATCTAATTCGAATCGCCAAGGACGAGCATACAAAAGCTGACCAGGGGATAATTCCAAAAGAGCTGTTATGGCAGCATAAACAACGACTAGTTGATCAAATTAGGAGAAAATTGAGTGTCGAGGACAATGCTTTTCAATCATCTTTGAAGCCTCCTTTGCCTCATCAGCTATTTTTGGGACGAACGGCTGACCTGGAATATCTTACGGCTTTGATGGAAACTGAGCGGATGATAGTAATCCAAGGCATCGGCGGTATTGGCAAAACACAATTAGTGTTAAATGCACTTTCCAGCGTAGGCTATCACAATCCGGTTTTATATTTTAATATCGAAACGGTGACAGATGTGAAGGATTTGATCATACTTATGCAGAACGGCATTTTCGAGATCACTGGAAAACAAGGCAGCAAACTTTTTATAGAAGAATTGAGCGATACGCCGATCACTTTCATTTTTGATAGCCTTGAAAAGTTACTTATTCCATTTAGAGATGAAATAGAGGACGTCATAACAGATCTGATGACCAAAACTACTGAAGTTCAACTCATCGTTACTACACAGGTCGACCTGTCCCTTTTTGATCACCAGCAGCATACCATTCAATTGACTGGAATTGACGATGGCCATGCACTATCAATCCTGCGATATTTATTACCTGCCCATCTTTCGTTGGACGGAGATGATGTTTATTGGATAACCGAATTTTGCAACGGGCACCCCTTGTCGTTAAAACTAACGGCCTCGCTGATTAAATTTTGGGCCGATGCAAAAAAAGCAATAACAAAAATTCGGGAGCACCATATCGTTGAACAACCGTTGCGCCGGATACAAAATAAAGGAACATCCCTCGAACGCTGTTTATCTACAGCTTATGACTGCCTGACCACTGAAGAGAAAAAGTTTCTATTCATCGTCCAATGCCATCCCGCCGGTGTAAACATCAATAGGTTTAAAACCTTTTCGAAAGACCCACAAATAGATCACCATATCGCTTCAGTAAATCAATTCTTCTTTCTGGAATCAGATTTCGATGAACTTGAATTTGAAAGGATTTCTATTCCTAACCCGGTACGGCCATTTTTGAACGCTATGGCCGAGAAATTCGAAGGTGGTATTGAGGAAATACAGGTTGAAGCGTACGGTCAAACAATGGCCGAGGCGGTTTTCTTTGATGCATTCTTCGTCGAAGGTTGGAAAGATGGTCCGCCGGCGATTGGGATCATAAAATTGGATGATGAGTTACCAAATATTTTGGAAGCATTTCATAACTCGGAATTAAGAATCAAAGATCTAACACGAATAGAAAACGAGGTGCAAAGAAAATATACCTCAATAGTTATTGGCATTTCTACAGCGATGGGAAAATTCTGTTTCACCAGAGGCTATTTCGAATACGGGATCATGTTTGCAAAGGCTGGCATCAGAGTTAATTTACTGTTGAATGAAATTGACATTGTCGCTCAGCAATATATGTACCTCGCGCAGATCTATGAGCGCCAATTTGATCTGAAGAACTTCGAGGCGACTATTGCAGAAATGGAAGTTATCACAGCGCGTACTGGAAATAAAAACATGCTGGTTAATATTAATTGGGCCAAAGGGCGTTTTGCGATGGAGCATAAAAATTGGGCTGTTGCAAAAAAACATTATAAGACGGCATTGGGCCTTATGAGTAAAGATAATGCCAAGTCTGCTGACAACCGGGGCTCAAAAATGATAGGAGATTTTGATCAGTCAACAAAGCAAGGCAACACGGCATTGCTGAATAGTGAGATGGGCAAGGTATATGAATTCTCGGGCGAACTGAAAGAGGCAATTGTTTATTATAAGCAGGCCGTAGAGATACAGCAAAAGTTAAGTGATGAGACTAATCTTTTAAGTACCTATCACCATTTAGGTTTTTGCTTGATACACACGGGGGCAATGGATGAAGGGTTAGACCTGCTCTTCAAAACGGTAGAAGGATTTTACAGGAACCGGCAATATGAATACCTTGCTAATACCTTATCCGAACTCGGCAGGATTGTCGTCAGACGACCTGACCTACTCAGTAATTTACTGTTAGACGAGGAAAAAATAGATGTTGCCCTCGAAGCTACTTGTTTTCAACTACAAGAAATCTATGAACGATTGATCAGCCAAATGGATCAGCGTGCCGCATTAGAGGGGGTACCTAATCCGTTGCAAGGTAAGATTCTGTATCTGACAATGTTGGTTGGCGTCACTCCGTTCAGGGCAGCTTTGTGGCATCACATAGCGCCATTATTTGAACTTATGAAAACGGAAGAGGGAGAGCCGGATATCCTATTGGTCGTTCTTACTTTAGGCTATGTAGTTGGTGGGTTTGATGACTGGAAAACACAACCTATCAAGGAAGAAGTAATCAGCCAACTTTATCGTATTTGCCTGATCATCAACGGCGGACCGGATCTCAACGGCAAAACGGAGATATTTCAGTGGCTCGCATTTTGGATGAATTTGGTAGGATTGACGCAAGACATATCTGCACAGGAGCTATTTAATGAAGCGTTAAATAGTTTGACAATAAACAGGGGCTTATAA